GTCAGGTCGCGGTGCAGGCGCTCAAAGGGCTCGGGCTGCAGCAGGCCCCGGGCGCCCACGCAGCGCTCGGCCAGCTGTAGTACCCGCAGGCAGATTTCTTCTATGGCCGTGCGCACCAGGTTGGCATAGGCTACCGTGGCTTCCGCCTCGGTTTCAGCCGCGGGGCGCGCTGCGTGGTCGGCGGCGCCGCGCAGCCACAGGTTGCCGCTTTCAATCAGCATGGCCATTTCTCCCAGCCGCATCCGTTGGTAGGGGTCATCAGTACGGCCCAAATCCTGCAGAAAACGCCGGGTTTCATCAAATACTGCCTCGGCCCCGCCCAACTGCACGGCGGCAAACCGGATGGCGCCGCCGCTAAACCACGGCTGCTGATAATAGGCACCGGGCTGACCTACCAGCTCCTCCGGGCTGATTTCCAGGTTCGTTAAGTCGGCGTGCAGGCTGGCGGTGGCCCGCATACCCAGTGGTTGCCAGAAGGACGCGTCTAAGGCAGGCGGCTGGCTATCGGTAGGTAGTACAAACAGCTGCCAGCCGCCGTCAGGCAGTGCGCCCGTAATAAGTGGCCGCGTTATGTGGCCGGCGCCCGAGGCAAAGGTTTTGCTGCCCTGCAGGCGGTAACCGCCACTGGGTAGTGTCTGCAGATGCACGCCGTCCTCAGCTTGGGTGTTCCAAACCCCAAATACATGACCAGCTTGCGCATCAACCGTCCAGCGGGCTTGTTGCGCCGGGCTGGCAAAGCGCTGAATAAGCTGCAGGGCATTCACGTGTCCCTCGTAAATACGCCCTACGGCCAGGTTGCCGCGCCCAATATGCTTTAGCACGCTCAACATTGTGAGCGTATTGGCGGGGGCCATCAGGTCGGCCCCGTTGTCAGCCAGAGGTAGCGGGGCCGTTAGCAGGCCAGCCGTGCGGAGCTGGTCAAGCTCTTCAGTAGGAAAGCCGCCCACCGTATCGGTTTGCGCGGCGCGGGCTGCCAGACAGGGGACAAGGTGGGCGGCAGCGGCCAGCAGCATTTCCAGAGAAGGGGGAGCTGCCAATACAGAGGGCGAAGGAGAGGAAAGCATAGCGAAAACCGGCAAGAGGTAGCCACCCGGACTTCCCCGGGTAGCTCACTATAACCTGAGAAAATCAGCAAGAGTTGTGCATCAGCGAAATAACCGGGGCAATAGGGGGCTACTTTAACTAAGCGAGGCTGATTTCCCCTGGCGCGGGAACAAATCAGGTAATGGCTTGCCC
The Hymenobacter sp. DG25B genome window above contains:
- a CDS encoding acyl-CoA dehydrogenase family protein, yielding MAAPPSLEMLLAAAAHLVPCLAARAAQTDTVGGFPTEELDQLRTAGLLTAPLPLADNGADLMAPANTLTMLSVLKHIGRGNLAVGRIYEGHVNALQLIQRFASPAQQARWTVDAQAGHVFGVWNTQAEDGVHLQTLPSGGYRLQGSKTFASGAGHITRPLITGALPDGGWQLFVLPTDSQPPALDASFWQPLGMRATASLHADLTNLEISPEELVGQPGAYYQQPWFSGGAIRFAAVQLGGAEAVFDETRRFLQDLGRTDDPYQRMRLGEMAMLIESGNLWLRGAADHAARPAAETEAEATVAYANLVRTAIEEICLRVLQLAERCVGARGLLQPEPFERLHRDLTHYLRQPAPDAAVADAGRYVLHNTAPAYQLWHD